One window of Papaver somniferum cultivar HN1 chromosome 9, ASM357369v1, whole genome shotgun sequence genomic DNA carries:
- the LOC113310194 gene encoding protein PTST homolog 3, chloroplastic-like isoform X2: MLTENSLRTLMANLRCHLPSFGCASQKQCNSSTFLHQQLRYSILRFPQISRPRNVVITATSSSSSTKNPSVKKRRTRAGKPVKSSSELCNELKEFVALVGLPQGHVPSWKELTEHGRKDLANLVRRRGYKLITELLTDSQESTITSVENQDENDDCENVLVGPDEKSDRLAKIVSADLDEKDSAPSDDYNFSWSSVDLAEKESEPSDNFIWSSTVLPEKESAPSDDNFNWSSAVLAEKESAPSDDNSKWSSADMAEKETATGDDNFSWSSAVLVEKESAPSDGKISWSPDDSAENVSAPSDDNFSWDIPSKDNTGQPPIIDDTQSSVESSTSSSMKLKDRAAKFVLDGVLDAIEGEVYEGERLTKLVAESPYSEESSNYKAAESDAISTFAASTEVSELVAPPATEYRGYRDYLLSAEELDSSQYNEHQRELELTQLKERIEKEKIALSNLQAKAEMEISKSQEIIIAKHEELQAAEESLSGLKEVEIEFLGNHETVEVAGSFNGWHQPIYMDPVPSSTSTIESRKLNLWSTKLWLYPGVYEIKFIVDGHWTIDPQRETTSRGTIQNNILRVER; encoded by the exons ATGTTAACTGAGAACTCTCTCAGAACTTTGATGGCGAATCTCCGTTGTCATCTCCCAAGTTTTGGTTGCGCTTCTCAGAAACAATGTAATAGTAGTACATTTCTTCACCAACAACTCAGATACTCAATTCTTcgtttcccccaaatttctcgaCCAAGAAACGTAGTAATTACTgctacttcttcatcttcttcaaccaAGAATCCGAG TGTTAAGAAGAGAAGAACAAGGGCGGGAAAACCTGTTAAGAGCAGTTCAGAGCTATGTAATGAGCTtaaagaatttgtagctttggtTGGTCTACCTCAAGGTCACGTTCCGTCTTGGAAAGAATTAACCGAGCATGGAAG GAAGGATCTTGCTAATCTTGTTAGAAGGAGAGGGTATAAGCTTATCACCGAGCTTCTTACGGACTCTCAAGAAAGCACAATTACATCGGTGGAAAATCAGGATGAGAACGATGATTGTGAAAATGTGCTCGTAG GGCCAGATGAAAAATCGGATCGCTTGGCTAAAATAGTTTCCGCTGACTTGGATGAAAAAGATTCAGCACCGAGTGATGATTACAATTTTAGTTGGAGTTCTGTTGATTTAGCTGAAAAAGAGTCAGAACCAAGTGATAACTTCATTTGGAGCTCAACTGTCTTGCCTGAAAAAGAGTCAGCACCGAGTGATGATAATTTTAATTGGAGCTCAGCTGTCTTGGCTGAAAAAGAGTCAGCACCAAGCGATGATAACTCTAAGTGGAGCTCTGCCGACATGGCTGAAAAAGAGACAGCAACAGGTGATGATAACTTTAGCTGGAGCTCTGCTGTTTTGGTGGAAAAAGAGTCAGCACCAAGTGATGGTAAGATTAGTTGGAGCCCCgatgattctgctgaaaatgtgTCGGCACCAAGTGATGACAACTTTAGTTGGGATATTCCATCCAAAGACAATACTGGCCAACCTCCCATCATTGATGATACCCAGAGCTCTGTAGAATCTTCCACTAGTTCATCCATGAAGTTGAAGGATAGGGCAGCAAAATTTGTTCTGGATGGTGTGTTGGATGCAATTGAAG GTGAAGTGTATGAAGGTGAAAGGCTTACGAAATTGGTAGCCGAATCTCCTTACAGCGAAGAGAGTTCAAACTACAAAGCAGCTGAGAGCGATGCCATCTCAACATTTGCTGCAAGTACTGAAGTTTCTGAGCTTGTTGCACCTCCTGCAACAGAATACAGAGGTTACAG GGATTATCTTTTATCAGCTGAAGAATTGGACAGTAGTCAATATAATGAG CATCAGAGGGAGTTGGAACTAACTCAACTAAAGGAACGCATCGAGAAAGAAAAG ATTGCATTGTCAAATCTACAAGCTAAAGCAGAGATGGAAATAAGCAAATCCCAAGAGATCATTATTGCAAAACATGAAGAGTTACAAGCAGCAGAGGAGAGCCTTTCCGGACTAAAAGAG GTTGAGATTGAGTTTTTGGGAAATCATGAAACCGTGGAGGTAGCAGGTAGCTTCAATGGGTGGCATCAACCAATTTACATGGATCCAGTTCCTTCTTCTACCAGTACCATTGAATCAAG GAAATTGAACCTATGGTCGACAAAATTGTGGCTTTACCCTGGAGTATATGAG ATCAAATTTATTGTTGACGGCCATTGGACAATAGACCCACAGAGGGAGACGACTTCTCGGGGAACCATACAAAATAATATCCTCCGGGTTGAAAGATGA
- the LOC113310194 gene encoding protein PTST homolog 3, chloroplastic-like isoform X1: MLTENSLRTLMANLRCHLPSFGCASQKQCNSSTFLHQQLRYSILRFPQISRPRNVVITATSSSSSTKNPSVKKRRTRAGKPVKSSSELCNELKEFVALVGLPQGHVPSWKELTEHGRKDLANLVRRRGYKLITELLTDSQESTITSVENQDENDDCENVLVGPDEKSDRLAKIVSADLDEKDSAPSDDYNFSWSSVDLAEKESEPSDNFIWSSTVLPEKESAPSDDNFNWSSAVLAEKESAPSDDNSKWSSADMAEKETATGDDNFSWSSAVLVEKESAPSDGKISWSPDDSAENVSAPSDDNFSWDIPSKDNTGQPPIIDDTQSSVESSTSSSMKLKDRAAKFVLDGVLDAIEGEVYEGERLTKLVAESPYSEESSNYKAAESDAISTFAASTEVSELVAPPATEYRGYRDYLLSAEELDSSQYNEAGEGNNQVEIDHLKFMLHQRELELTQLKERIEKEKIALSNLQAKAEMEISKSQEIIIAKHEELQAAEESLSGLKEVEIEFLGNHETVEVAGSFNGWHQPIYMDPVPSSTSTIESRKLNLWSTKLWLYPGVYEIKFIVDGHWTIDPQRETTSRGTIQNNILRVER; encoded by the exons ATGTTAACTGAGAACTCTCTCAGAACTTTGATGGCGAATCTCCGTTGTCATCTCCCAAGTTTTGGTTGCGCTTCTCAGAAACAATGTAATAGTAGTACATTTCTTCACCAACAACTCAGATACTCAATTCTTcgtttcccccaaatttctcgaCCAAGAAACGTAGTAATTACTgctacttcttcatcttcttcaaccaAGAATCCGAG TGTTAAGAAGAGAAGAACAAGGGCGGGAAAACCTGTTAAGAGCAGTTCAGAGCTATGTAATGAGCTtaaagaatttgtagctttggtTGGTCTACCTCAAGGTCACGTTCCGTCTTGGAAAGAATTAACCGAGCATGGAAG GAAGGATCTTGCTAATCTTGTTAGAAGGAGAGGGTATAAGCTTATCACCGAGCTTCTTACGGACTCTCAAGAAAGCACAATTACATCGGTGGAAAATCAGGATGAGAACGATGATTGTGAAAATGTGCTCGTAG GGCCAGATGAAAAATCGGATCGCTTGGCTAAAATAGTTTCCGCTGACTTGGATGAAAAAGATTCAGCACCGAGTGATGATTACAATTTTAGTTGGAGTTCTGTTGATTTAGCTGAAAAAGAGTCAGAACCAAGTGATAACTTCATTTGGAGCTCAACTGTCTTGCCTGAAAAAGAGTCAGCACCGAGTGATGATAATTTTAATTGGAGCTCAGCTGTCTTGGCTGAAAAAGAGTCAGCACCAAGCGATGATAACTCTAAGTGGAGCTCTGCCGACATGGCTGAAAAAGAGACAGCAACAGGTGATGATAACTTTAGCTGGAGCTCTGCTGTTTTGGTGGAAAAAGAGTCAGCACCAAGTGATGGTAAGATTAGTTGGAGCCCCgatgattctgctgaaaatgtgTCGGCACCAAGTGATGACAACTTTAGTTGGGATATTCCATCCAAAGACAATACTGGCCAACCTCCCATCATTGATGATACCCAGAGCTCTGTAGAATCTTCCACTAGTTCATCCATGAAGTTGAAGGATAGGGCAGCAAAATTTGTTCTGGATGGTGTGTTGGATGCAATTGAAG GTGAAGTGTATGAAGGTGAAAGGCTTACGAAATTGGTAGCCGAATCTCCTTACAGCGAAGAGAGTTCAAACTACAAAGCAGCTGAGAGCGATGCCATCTCAACATTTGCTGCAAGTACTGAAGTTTCTGAGCTTGTTGCACCTCCTGCAACAGAATACAGAGGTTACAG GGATTATCTTTTATCAGCTGAAGAATTGGACAGTAGTCAATATAATGAG GCTGGTGAGGGGAACAATCAGGTTGAAATTGATCACCTAAAATTCATGCTG CATCAGAGGGAGTTGGAACTAACTCAACTAAAGGAACGCATCGAGAAAGAAAAG ATTGCATTGTCAAATCTACAAGCTAAAGCAGAGATGGAAATAAGCAAATCCCAAGAGATCATTATTGCAAAACATGAAGAGTTACAAGCAGCAGAGGAGAGCCTTTCCGGACTAAAAGAG GTTGAGATTGAGTTTTTGGGAAATCATGAAACCGTGGAGGTAGCAGGTAGCTTCAATGGGTGGCATCAACCAATTTACATGGATCCAGTTCCTTCTTCTACCAGTACCATTGAATCAAG GAAATTGAACCTATGGTCGACAAAATTGTGGCTTTACCCTGGAGTATATGAG ATCAAATTTATTGTTGACGGCCATTGGACAATAGACCCACAGAGGGAGACGACTTCTCGGGGAACCATACAAAATAATATCCTCCGGGTTGAAAGATGA
- the LOC113310195 gene encoding protein-lysine methyltransferase METTL21D, whose amino-acid sequence MEEDRLNSPHTSAISLEIFGHQLQFSQDPNSKHLGTTVWDASMVFVKYLERNCRKGRFCPAKLKGKRVIELGAGCGVAGFGMAMLGCDVVTTDQVEVLPLLMRNVDRNTSRILQSHLGSSSFGSMKAAELDWGNEEHIKAVEPPFDFIIGTDVVYAEHLLDPLLQTIFSLSGPKTTILLGYEIRNMVVHEQMLQMWKSNFEVKTVPRAKMDNKYQHPSIHLYIMGSKAQPLEVEKEGQHHDVEVPEVGSTDKHGNDEDSESCSGVDESEDCSSKEVLEDRKIGAGLEGGKLDDWEARRCGAMAARLLRDIKIT is encoded by the exons ATGGAGGAAGACAG GTTGAATTCGCCCCATACTTCAGCAATCTCACTTGAAATTTTTGGTCATCAACTTCAATTTTCTCAG GACCCCAATTCCAAACATCTTGGTACTACTGTCTGGGATGCATCCATGGTATTTGTCAAATATCTG GAAAGAAATTGCAGAAAGGGTAGGTTTTGCCCTGCAAAATTGAAAGGAAAACGTGTAATTGAACTTGGAGCTGGTTGTGGAGTAGCTGGATTTG GCATGGCGATGCTGGGATGCGATGTTGTTACAACGGATCAGGTTGAAGTTTTGCCACTGCTCATGAGGAACGTTGACAGAAATACTTCAAGAATCTTGCAATCACATCTTGGCTCGT CATCATTTGGTTCTATGAAAGCCGCGGAGCTGGATTGGGGAAACGAGGAACATATTAAAGCTGTTGAACCTCCATTTGATTTTATCATTGGGACTGATGTT GTTTATGCGGAGCATCTCTTGGATCCACTTCTGCAGACAATATTCTCCTTATCAGGACCCAAAACTACCATCTTG TTGGGATATGAGATTCGAAACAtggttgttcatgaacaaatgcTTCAAATGTGGAAGAGCAACTTTGAGGTGAAAACTGTCCCGAGAGCAAAG ATGGACAATAAATATCAACATCCCAGTATCCATCTTTACATTATGGGGTCAAAGGCTCAACCACTCGAAGTGGAGAAAGAGGGCCAGCACCATGATGTAGAAGTCCCAGAAGTTGGATCGACAGATAAGCATGGAAACGATGAGGATTCTGAGAGTTGCAGTGGAGTGGATGAGTCAGAAGATTGTTCGAGTAAGGAAGTTCTCGAGGACAGAAAAATAGGAGCAGGACTTGAAGGCGGGAAACTTGATGATTGGGAAGCTAGAAGATGTGGCGCTATGGCTGCTCGACTTCTACGAGACATCAAGATTACTTAA